The following nucleotide sequence is from Ananas comosus cultivar F153 unplaced genomic scaffold, ASM154086v1, whole genome shotgun sequence.
TAATCAATATTCTGTCAAATTGAGGGGGTATGTATTTTCCTCTGTCATTTTTTTTGGACCGAATTCATTTGTTTTTGCTTGCGCTTACCAGATTTATTTGTTTTGGCAATGAAGCTTCAGTACTTTTCCCGCTTAAATTAAGCTCTTTACTTAGCACACCTTTCGTTTTATCATATATCAGTGGATTACTGAAATTTCCTTCAAATAGCTGTAGGTTGGATGTAGGTGGTTTCTTTTAGAAAGTGCTGATACTGTCTGTTTCATTCAGGGCCACAATTAATATTTCTGCAAATCTTGTATTCCTACTTGTTCTGCTTGCCAGAAAGTTTAGCGAAAAGGTGTTTTTGCATAGAATATCCAATCCAATACCTGGTCCTGCTACGGTTCACGCTCTGGCATGCACGAGGACTTTCAGTTGTTCGAGAGCTAAAAACATTCTTGGTTATTCTCCAGTCTTATCAATGGAGGTGAGCTGGTTTTAAATTTCGTCTATtgcaaaaataattatactctttttgtctttttcaaTTGGCTTTCAGCTCATTGGTATTGTTTTTAATGCTATGTTGTAATCCATTGTCCTCACTTGTGAAGTTAAGGCTATGTTCCTTGCTGACAAACTTTTCTGAAATCGTATACAGGCTTTGTTAATGTAAGTATATGATGAAATTTCCTGCTCTTCTACCTTGAGTGTACTGGTTTTTATATTTCTTAAGCTCGATGAGCCTATGCACAAAATTACTATCATACAGATGTAATGAACATTTTAATGATAATGTCTAATGGAGTTTCAATTGATCATATGTTTATTGGTGAATACACAGGAAGGTATCGTGCGAACTTTGGAGTCATTCTCAGAACTAGCTAAAAATTCAGGTTCTTCAAGACTGCGAGATTTTACTGCACCGTCAAAAGCAGACCAACTATTAGGTGGCGGAGTAGGTCAGATCAGCTGCTTTATCCGAAACATTCTTTTGAATTGGACATATGCCAAACCTAAAGATACCTAATTCATCAAATTTCTTGCACCGTAATGACTTGTCATGCATTTACTgtagcattttctttttctatttttgctttGAGTTACCCTGAGATGTATCTTTTATATAATTCCAAGGGCGAAGCGATTCGTGGTCCTCCATGTTATGTGGAAGTTTCATAGTTCTTAGATGTACATTTTGATCCAAtttaataaagaaaattaatgGAAACAATAGATGCAACAAAATACAAAGTGCTGCGATCCAATTTAGAAATTGAAAGTTTGGGGGCCTGAATTGGGACTATGCTAAAAGGTTGAGGACCCCTAGTGTGGTTTGCCCTGTTTTTATTCCGAGATCTTGGGTTCATCTTGTTTTGTCTTATTGCAGTTGCTGATATATTGCTATGGAGGGATGAGAAGAAAACATTTACTTATCTGGCTTTACTCTTTCTGCTGTTCTACTGGTTTCTGCTTTCCGGAAGAACTTTTATCTCTTCGTTTGCAAGAATCTTATTGCTGGTCTCAGTCACTCTTTTTGTCCATGGCATCCTACCTTTGTCAATGTAGGTACCCTCTTTATGATTTTACATGATTATGCagaaaaatattcacaaataaTAGAATTCTGGTGATTTTTTTTCATCACAATAGTTGCGAAGTCATCTATTAGTTGTAATAATCCAAAGTAGTTTATGAAGTTTGTTTATCCGTATGTGTAACACAAGAGGTACTGGTTTATATTATACTGAATCACTGATATTGGTTTATATTTTGCTGATATTGCAGACAGCTGCATTCTTGAACTGGATATGACTTTGGTATATTCATGTCCCTTCAAAactctgaattttcatatttgtCCTCAAAACTTAATTTCTAACAAATATGGCCTTGTCacctataaatattttgaatatcttTTTCTAGTGTGTAACCAATTTGTCTCTTATATTGGATGGCTGCCCAAGTTAATAAGGATGATTTTGGTATGAAACATCCTTTTCAAGGTATACATATGGAAATTCAGAGTTGAGAGGGGCATGTATTATTTAAGCTGAGgaattacagatatatatacaaaaaagccCCTTAGAATTTTATCTCTTGCTTTCTCCTAAGTGCTCTATTTCTTTCTCTTGTATCTTAATCTGTGAGAACAAACTTGTACTTATAGGTTTGGTCTGACAATTGAGAAGGTCCCTTCATCTTGCTTTGAAGTCTCAGAGCAAACATTGCAAAATTTGTTTGGTTTTGCGGCATCTATATGGAATAAAGGCTTTCATGTAATGAAGTTGCTTGCCAAAGGTGATGACTGGGAAGTTCTTTTCAAGGTATGTTTATATGTTTGTGTGGCATAAACTACTTCACTgtcaattttcttttacataaTCTTTCTTTCATCTTTAAATTTCCACAGCTCCAATTATGGTTCTCTGCGAACTTTGATTTCACcttaaatcaaattgaaaattttgtttcagATATTAACACAACAGATAGACTGTTGTTATTTTCGTGAGTTCTACAAGAATACTACTAGATAAGCCACTATAAGCAAATATTTTTCCATGGCAAAAAACCGAAAGGGCTAATTTATGATGAGTGATGTGTTCATCTTGGTAAACCATTGTATGATCTATCTCTGATTTTAATTCATGCAGTCGATTGCTTCTATATGTATTCTAAAGTTGCTGTTCCGTTTCTCACTCGCAACATTGATTGGAGTTGGTAAGGTTTCAACCTAAAAACCTTGTTAATTTCCAAATAATAGtgctttgttttttctttgtcAACTTTCTCACTGCATCTTTTATATTACAGGGTTGACATGCATGTTCATCATCTTCATTGTCTATGAACAGTGTGAAGAGGAAGTTGACAGTCTAATTGCAACAGCTTCAGTTAGAATTGAAgcattaaagaaaaaatttgtcAGTAAACTATCAAGCTTCTTGACGAAATATATTCCCCAGAGTTGATGATGACTGATCCTCCATTTCTCTCACCGTGAACTTGGAAATTAAAATGCATCATCTTTGTGACATGCTTCCGTTGCGGCTTCTGTTGTTGATTTAATCTTCTATGTATAGAGAGGTATTCATGCAATTAGTGATTTGAGGTTTGATAATTCATCTATCTTTCGGTCTTTCTACTAATTATGTAGTTATTATGATAGTCTTATTCTCATGATTTCATgtaattaaaagaataaataacaTTGCTATATGTTCTGTCATTCTCATGCGTATATTTCAACATCAGTAGCAAATTCATCCATCAGCTATGTTTTTGTACTGGTTAATTATATATCTCCGATAAAGGTTTCACATATTTCTTCTACATATTCGAACAATTCTTATACAAGAACTCTCTTATAGTTGGTCTGAGAATTTTATACTAATTGAGTATTTCATACTAATTGCATATgctcaaaatgaaaaaaagatacTATGCTATTTTATTTGGTTCTACACATATATCGGCACAAAGCATTTTCCCCTATTGTTAATATAGTTCTTCATGCCGCATCTTGTGTTTATTTGGTCTGGCTTTGGCTCTGCTTCTCTAACCCCTGAAACAGCAGTCAGACCCTGAAGCTTGCTACTGGAGAAAGCTATAATGAACTTCTAGGCTGCAAAATTTGTGGGTCCAATTTGAAGCTTCCGCTTCTGCTATAGTGAAAATCTATTAGGATGATTTACTGGAAAAGCTGTTAGTGTTCCTTTAAAAGATCAACTGAGATAGCACTTCTGTGGAAACTACAGCCGAAGCAAAGAGGCCTATACTATAGTGTTGCAAAGGGACTCTTTCTCATGACCTCcaaaatttatgtttgattaTCTTTCAGATACTTGGTTGGCAAGTTTGGTTCAACAAGTGTTTCCATAACCGAGCAGTTGGCCGATGATCCTATTTCGAGAAAGGAAAAGCGATTTGCTTGCActtaaaaagtaaacaaaatttaGAGTGCGTGGTATAAGTATGTATctggtgttctttttcgaatgTCAAATACTTTGGGTGATGGTTGTGTTTTTCGGTGTTTGTGGTTCCTTGCATTGGATTGTTGCATTTGTATGTGATGCTTTGTTTGAATGTAAATGGCTCTTTTTATTGGTCAATATTCTCCTTCTGTCACACTATTTATGATCGTGCCGAAGTTTATgcttaaaatccaaaatttgtatatataccCTTCTTCTAAATAGGGTTGGAGCTTTCTGTTGAAAAGTGTATTCAACACAGATGTGGCAATGATGGGTTATCTTAGGCTTCATTTATAAACTTGAGCAAGAAATTAGGAATTTGACGCTATTAATGCAAACAGATGCAAAATCTGAAGTGATTATCTCCTTCTGGTTGTATTCATTTTAGAAAGAAGTGATCAAAACCATAATGACTAGGCATTTACATTGCACaaggtttatttttttttaatgcaaataaGGAAAAGCAGAGGATGTTCAAACATAGATTTATTTGCCTCTAGTTAGAACTGTAGCATAGGGAGCAAAACTGCTTTTAGCTAAGAAGCCTCTCTCTTGCTGCACTCAGCTCCTTTGAGACTTTCGTCATGTCGCATCGTTCGTACGGCGATTCGTTCGAACATGAGAGACCGCAGTCGAACACCGAAACTACGCAATCTCGCATACACTCTTCTCGATAAGCCACATCATTATCAACTGAGTGCAGGTTTCTGTCCATGATGTCCATGAGATGTTTaggagaagcagcagcagcacgaACATATCCACGAAGGCTCAGTCCATCTTTGAACATGTTGTCGACGGGGCTCATTCCAGTGAACATCTCCAGCAGAAGAATTCCATAGCTGTACACGTCGCCGAGCCTAGATGGTTTACAGCCCATTCCATACTCTGCACAACATTAGTAAATTGGAAACAGATGATACAAGATTCTCAAGTGAATTCATTTGGATTTGGTTCCACTGTTTCCAAGCCATAGTTACAAAAACTAAATTTGATCTTTTAGATTATTTATATTAACTCAAAAATAGCATTCAATATGTACAAATGAAGTTCCAGCATTTGCTTTTAGTAGTAAGCATCAAGCAGTTTATTCTAACTCTAGTATGCCGATTTTTGTAGCTAATATGTAGTATCCTTTTTATTTCCTACAATATTTTGTTCCCCTTTCtataatttttacactaaatctttaattttatttattaaattttatgctATTCACTTGTTTTTGCTTCAAAAGAAAGTGAGCAGCAAAAAGTATTAGATATAGTATAGTTAGGAATCAAATTGAGATGtgttatattgtttttttttctgaaatgcTGTAAAGCATGAAAAAAGTTAGCATTTCATTGCATATTTCTCACCTGGAGGAACATAGCCAATAGATCCTTTGATTCCCACAGTACTAGTAGATGAACGCTCAGATGATTCGTCAGGCGGTTGCCGCAGAAACTTTGCTAACCCGAAATCACCCACATGCGCCGTCATATCGTTGTCGAGAAGGACGTTGCTGGGCTTAAGATCACAGTGAACAATCGGCACCGACCCTTCGTGATGAAGATACTCCAATGCCGAGGCTACGTTGACAGCTATGTTCAACCTCTGGATTAGGCTTAGGCTTCTAAATGGCCAATTCTCGCGTGCATTTGGATGTAGCCACTCTTCTAAGCTTCCATTAGGCATGTACTCAAATACCAAGGCCTTGAAATTGTTACCGCGGTGATCCAAACTAGAGCACGATGTAAGAATTTTGACAAGATTTCGATGTCGAATGCTTCTCAGGGCCTCACATTCAGACATAAAACTCCTGAAAGCCCCATGCTGTTGAAGGTTAAGCACTTTCACTGCGACGATGTCGGCATTTTCATAGTTCATGGCGGCTTTATAAACCGACCCAAAACTTCCCCTGCCGATCAGATTATTTGAGGAGAACCCATCTGTAGCCCTCAAGAGCTCATCGTAAGATACTTTCGCGTGTCGGGTTCTTAAGGAAAACCTCGACAACGGCTTTCTCTGTGAGTTTTTAATCAAGTGATGTACCCCAAGCAAGCCCATGATTataatcaaacacaaaattgctCCACCTACGGGAATGAGTATTACCTTGAGTTTATAATCAGAGTGATGTTTTGCTGCAAAGGCATCCGAA
It contains:
- the LOC109703918 gene encoding 3beta-hydroxysteroid-dehydrogenase/decarboxylase-like isoform X1, producing the protein MAISEPGQLPAEPNRIPCTVTFGRSSFLGRSLVAALVSSGHWTVRVADPYPSPGPAHQPGSPGPFHLPVDFSDRSQVIPALAGSVVVFHIDPTTTTSSSSIFSTTTPNFSELHALAIGATKTLISAAIECGVRRVVYTGSAAVAFDGCRDVVLGDESVPYPDKYEDILDELRAQVEMMVLDANGRGGMATCALRPSYPFGPGDPNLVPFFVACATSFWNKFIVGDGKNMYDFTYVENVAHANICAEKALRSDPASVAGKSFFVTNDEPVELWEFISSIQEGLGYQRATINISANLVFLLVLLARKFSEKVFLHRISNPIPGPATVHALACTRTFSCSRAKNILGYSPVLSMEEGIVRTLESFSELAKNSGSSRLRDFTAPSKADQLLGGGVVADILLWRDEKKTFTYLALLFLLFYWFLLSGRTFISSFARILLLVSVTLFVHGILPLSMFGLTIEKVPSSCFEVSEQTLQNLFGFAASIWNKGFHVMKLLAKGDDWEVLFKSIASICILKLLFRFSLATLIGVGLTCMFIIFIVYEQCEEEVDSLIATASVRIEALKKKFVSKLSSFLTKYIPQS
- the LOC109703923 gene encoding probable LRR receptor-like serine/threonine-protein kinase At3g47570 is translated as MNYENADIVAVKVLNLQQHGAFRSFMSECEALRSIRHRNLVKILTSCSSLDHRGNNFKALVFEYMPNGSLEEWLHPNARENWPFRSLSLIQRLNIAVNVASALEYLHHEGSVPIVHCDLKPSNVLLDNDMTAHVGDFGLAKFLRQPPDESSERSSTSTVGIKGSIGYVPPEYGMGCKPSRLGDVYSYGILLLEMFTGMSPVDNMFKDGLSLRGYVRAAAASPKHLMDIMDRNLHSVDNDVAYREECMRDCVVSVFDCGLSCSNESPYERCDMTKVSKELSAARERLLS